The Natrinema pellirubrum DSM 15624 region GCGACAGGACGCGACCGCCGCGGCCGAGCTGACCCTGTCCGCGGTGCCGGACGGGCTCGCCGGCGGGACGGTGTCCGTCTCGGTCGATCACACCGACGTCGCCGAGATCACGGGCGCGACCTACCACGACGCGCTCGAACTCACCGCCGGCCCGACCGTCAGCGACGACGGTTCGACGGTCGAGTTCCAGTTCGCCGATATCGACGAGGAGATCCAGCCCGGCGCGACCGACGTGTCGGTGGCGACGGTCGAACTCGAGGGCGCGAGTATGGGGACGACCGACATCTCGGTGACGGTCGACTCGCTCGACGACGACGACGGCGCGCCGATCGAGTCCCGGCCGCACACGGGCGTCGTAGTCACCGGGCCGCCGCCGGTCGGCGGCGGGTCCGGCGGCTCGGGCGGACGCGCTCCGACCGATCCCGACGGCGACGGCCGCTACGAGGACGTCAACGGGAACGGGCGGCTCGACTACGACGACATCGTCCTCCTGTTCGAGGAGATTGAGGACGACTCCGGGTCGCTGACCGTCGACGCGTACGACTTCAACGACAACGGCCGCATCGACTACGACGACGTCGTCGAGCTGTCTGACGAGCTGTAATCGATGGCCGCAGACGACACCGTTGCGACGAGTTCATCCGACCGGGCCGACACCGCGGCGTCGGCTCCCCGACAACGATGGTGGCGACGGCCCGCCGTCGCCCTCGTCGTCGTCCTCGCGATGGGGGCGGCGCTCGTGCCGGCGGCGGGGGTCACGGCGGCCGCGAACGGGGGGACGGCCCCCGCGGTGGCGACCGCCGACCAGTCCGTCTCGGCCGGGAGTATCGTCGTCAGCGATGCGACGGTCGAACCCGACGGGACAGCCGTCCACCGCATCGTACTCACCGACGCGCCCGACGGGCTCGCCGGCTTCGAACTCAGCCTCGAGCTGTCTGGCGACGCGGCGGCAGTCGAGAACGCCAGCTATCCCGACGACTACCGGATGACGACCGACCCCGTCGTGAGCGACGACGGGGAAACGGTGACCGTCGAGGCCGTCGATCTCGACGACGCGGTCACCCCCGGCGCGAGCGACGTCACGCTCGCGACGGTCACGGTCAGCGGGACCGAGCCCGGCACGGCGGCGCTCGCGGTGACCGACGCCCGGCTCGATGCCGACGGCGGCAGCCGGATGGAACCGTCGCTCGAGACGGGGACGGTCACCGTCGCGGACGGCGGGAACGGGTCGGAATCGGCGGGCGGATCGGACGACGGCGAGAACACCGAAGCGGCCGCGAACGACGGAGATGACGAGACGGGAACCGACGGCGAACCGACGTCGACCGACTCGGAGTCGATCCCCGGCTTCGCGGGCGGGGCCGCGCTGCTCGCGCTCGCCGTCCTCGCGGTCACCCTGCTCGCTCGGACGCGCTGACGGGCGACGCCCGCTCGTCGGACCCGACCGAGCCGTCGAGCGTTTTATCAGTCGGTCGTCTGAACAATCGGTCATGTTCGCGGTCGCGACGCTGCTGGGACTTGCCGCCGTCGGCACGGCGATCGTCTGGAAAGGCAGTAGCTGGCTCGAGGATTCGGCGAACAAACTCGCGGTCGCGTACGGACTGCCGGCGGTCGTCCAGGGTGCCGTCATCGCCGCGGTCGGCTCGAGTGCGCCGGAACTGGCGAGCGTGTTGCTCGCGACGCTGGTACACGGGGAGTTCGAACTCGGAGTCGGATCGATCGTCGGCTCGGCGGTGTTTAACCTCCTCGTGATTCCGGGGCTCGCGGTCGTCGTCGCCGGCGGCGTGGTCGACACGACGCGCGAACTCGTCTACAAGGAGTCGCTGTTTTACATGCTCGCGGTCGCCGCCCTGCTGTTGACGTTCTCGCTGGCGGTCATCTACAACCCCGTCGACGAGGCCGGCGTCCGAATTGGGGGTTCCGTCTCGAGGCCGCTCGCCCTGTTCCCACTCGCCCTGTACGGCCTCTACCTGTTCACGCAGTACTTGGACGCTGCTGAGTCCGAGCAGCAGGCGGACGGCTCGATCGCGCTCGCGCGTACGTGGTTCTGGTTCGTCGTCGGGCTGGCGTTCATCGTCGTCGGCGTGGAAGCGCTCGTCCGAGCGGCGATCGGGCTGGGGGAGGCCTTCGGGACCCCCTCCTTTCTCTGGGGGATGACCGTCGTCGCCGCCGGCTCGAGTCTGCCGGACACGTTCGTCAGCCTGGCGGCAGCGCGGGCCGACCGACCGACGGTCACGTTGGCGAACGTCCTAGGCAGCAACACGTTCGACCTGCTCGTGGCCGTGCCCGTCGGCGTCGTCGTCAAGGGGGCACTGACGGTCAACTTCGCCAACATCGTTCCGATGATGGGGTTTCTCGTCCTGGCGACGGTCGCGTTCTTCGCGATTTCCCGAACCGGGATGGCCCTCACCAGACGCGAGGGGTGGTTGCTCTTGGGGCTGTACGGAGCGTTCGTCTGCTGGCTGCTCATTGAAAGCCTCGGCGTCGTCAGCGTTCTCTGACGCGGCCGGCCGCCCTGCGATCCACAGTGCTTCCCAGCCGAAGCCACACGTCTAGTGGTTTTACTTGGGCCGCCTGCGACGGGGCGGGTATGAGCGACGATTCAGACTCCGAGGGGAACCGATTCGCCACCGATAGCGTCCACGCCGGGCAGGAACCCGATCCGACGACCGGGGCCCGCGCGCCGCCGCTGTATCAGACCACCTCCTACGAGTTCGACGACACCGACCACGCCGCCGCCCTGTTCGGCCTTGAGGAAACCGGAAACATCTACTCGCGGATCATGAACCCGACGAACGCGATGTTAGAGGAACGCATCGCGACGCTCGAGGGGGGCGTCGGTGCGCTCGCGACCGCGTCGGGGATGGCCGCGTTCGACCTCGCGACGTTCATTCTCGCCGACGTCGGCGACAACATCGTCTCCTCGTCGTCGCTGTACGGTGGGACCTACACCTACCTCACCCACACCGTCGAGAAACGCGGCGTCGAGACCAAGTTCGTCGATACCTTAGACTACGAGGCCTACGCTGAGGCCATCGACGACGACACCGCCTTCGTCCACCTCGAGACGATCGGCAACCCCGCCCTGGTGACGCCGGATATCGAGCGAATCGCCGATATCGCTCACGATCACGACGTGCCGCTGTTCGTCGACAACACCTTCGCGACGCCGTATCTCTGCCGGCCGCTCGAACACGGTGCTGACCTGGTCTGGAACTCCACGACCAAGTGGATCCACGGCGCGGGCTCGACCGTCGGCGGGATCTTGGTCGACGGTGGCTCCTTCCCCTGGGAGGACGGCGACTACCCCGAGATCACCGAGCCGAACCCGGCCTATCACGGCATCAACTTCCGCGAGACGTTCGGCGACGCGGCGTTTGCCTTCACCGCTCGCACCCGCGGCCTGCGCGACCTGGGTAACCAGCAGTCGCCGTTCGACGCCTGGGTCACCCTGCAGAAACTCGAGTCGCTGCCGCTGCGCATGGAGAAACACTGCGAGAACGCGATGGCCGTCGCGGAGTACCTCGAGGACCACGAGAAGGTCTCGTGGGTCAACTACCCCGGCCTCGAGAGCCACGAGACTCACGAGAACGCCGAGAAGTACCTCGAGGGCGGCTACGGCGGCATGATCACGTTCGGACTCGAGGGCGGCTACGACGCCGCCGAAACGGTCTGTAACGAGGTCAACCTCGCGAGCCTGCTCGCAAACGTCGGCGACGCGAAGACGCTGATCATCCACCCCGCGAGTACGACCCACCAGCAGCTCACCGAGGAGGAGAAGCTGGCAAGTGGCGTCACCGACGACCTCGTTCGGCTCTCGGTCGGCATCGAGGACGTCGACGACGTGATCGCGGACCTCGATCGCGCGATCGAGCAAGCGTAATCGACCGCCGCCCGCGGCCGGCCGGCGTTTTCACTGCGCTGTGACTAGCCCCCGCGGTTAAGGGACCGGCGTTCGACTGGTCGGATATGGCAACCGGGATACTCACGGACGATGCGGCGGAGCAGATCGTCGCGACCTGTCGGACGGCCATCGGCGACAGCCTCCGGTCGGTCACCTACTTCACACGTGACGACTTCGAGCAGGTCTACCTGCGGGAGGACCTCGAACGCGACGCGGACCTCTCGACGTTCATCGGCCACGAGTGGCGCGGCTTCAAGACGACCCAGACCGCCTACGAGGGGTCGGAACTTGGCGGCTACGACTACACGATCCGGGTCTTCGAAAACGGGTTCCTCATCCGCGTGACGAACGACAGCGAGGGGGTCTTCGCCACCACGGACGGCCTCACAGTCAAGGACTTCGAAGAAGTCGCCACGGCGCTCGATACGTTCCTCAGCGAGCGCGAACTCGACTAATCCGCGCTCGAGTCGTCACTATCGGTATCGTCGGCTTCGGGAGGGTCGTCCGCGTCGCCGTCATCGCTATCGTCGCCGCCGATCGGCAGGCCGGAGCCGCGGTCGCCGTCCGTTCCGAGAAGGCGAGCGAAGCGACGGCGATCGGCAGCGTGTCTATCGAGACTCATGCCGACGACAGATGGGGGAGTCCCTTGTAGTAATAGGGGCCGTTTCCGCGCGAAACGCCGCGCTTCCGGCGTGAAACGATCCCCGCGCTGTCATGCGGTTTCGTTCGAAACGGTCGCCGACGTGTCGACCACACCGCATCGAACAACGTAACACCCTTTTCCGCCACGCTCGTTGGTTCCCCAATGACCGACCTGCCCGATCTCGTCGCCACCGCACTCGAGTCCCACGACGCGTTTACGGCCCGCGGGGATGCCTACGACCTCGAGACGACCGTCTTCGAGACGACCGTCACGGCCGACGACGCGGCGGGGAAACGCGACGGCCGGTTTTCGATTACCGTTGTCCTCCCCACGCTCGACGCCGCCGTGGCGGGCGAGGTCGTCGCCGAACCAGTCGAGGACGGCTGGTTCGAAACGCTCGAGCGACGGCTCGCGGACGTCTTCACCGTCGCCCACACGAGTACCCACGAGGAGCCGGCCATCGAACGCGATGCCGACGAAGTTCGAGTTCACCTCGAGTATACTGCCTGGGACGCCGCCGAGGGCGTCGACGACGCTAAGGCCCTCATCGAGTTCGTCGAAGGCACCTTCGCACAGGGGATCATTCCAGGCTACGACTACCGCGGCGAAGCGGCGACGCTGCTCGAGAACGCCCAGAACAGGGGTCAACAGGCCGCTGACGGCGACGGCAGCGGCGGAATGCCGATGTAAACCTAAATTTTGCTCTGTCGTTCGAGAGAGCGAAGCTCTCTCGTGACTGAGCGAATCGGAGCTAAGCGGGAGCTTCGCTCCCGCGAGGTCAGCGAGACGTACGTCTCGCCAGAATTCGCGAGGTCCGCGAAACCGAAGGTTTCGCTTGATGACGAAAGGCGCTTAGTGATTAGCAAATCTTATTGAGAAATCCACTGAGGTGATTGTCAATCCACGATGCAGCGAAACTCAGTTTCTCGGTCAGTTGGTCGAACAGTTCGTCAAGGAGTCTCCGGTACTCGTCTTCGCCGTTAACAATCAACGGCGAAGACTCCCACTTGAGACTCTTCCAGACAGGTTCGATTGGGTTGAGGTCCGGGGAACCAACCGGAAGGAACACCAGATCAATCCCGAGTTCATGAGCACGCTTGCGCGTGTGCTTGCAGACGTGTGACGAAAAGTTATCCAACACGAGCAGAATCCGCTTGCCGGGATTCTGCTCGCGGATCTCCTCGAAACACCCACAGATTTGTTCTTTCTCCTGGTTCGGTGGGAACGACAGCACGCTCTCTCCGTTGAGCGCATAGAACCCGGCCGCTGGTGTATCGATTTTCACCAGCGGCCGAGTGATATGTGGTTCATCGACCGTATACAGTCGCTGAGAGTTGTCCCATGGTTGTGGATGCGAGACATCGAAAAATCCCACCACAGTCCCGCCATCAGTGCAGATATCCTCATCGGTACGCCACTTCTCTTCGTCGTCATCGTCGTCACTCTCGCGCTTATTATGTGGCTGGTCGTGAGCATCCTCGTCGAACGCGTACTCAACGCGTTCGTCGAGGATCTCTTCGGCGTTGTCGGGTCGATCAGGCCGTTTTGTCCGAGGAATGGCGTAGGAAAGGCCGAGATTGTGTAGGAACGTTGGGAGGTAGTGTGGATGATATTCGACGTCGAACTCCTCGTCGAGAAGGTGCTGAATCTCCTGTTTTTTCCACGGTTGTCCCTCACGTAGTCGATCGATGAGTTCGTCTTGTTGGTCTTCGTCGAGCTTCGGGGGCCGACCGCCCCCGAAGTTCGGAGTGAGTTTGCCGAGACCTCCTTCGTTCCAGCGGTTAACCCAGTTCGTGGCGGTGCCCTCAGATTTCCCGACGTCGTCGGCGGCTTCCTTCAGCGTGGCACCCTTGTACAGCCGTTTGATGAACACGAGGCGTTCGAATTCCTTCTGATCGTCTGCCTCGCCGAGAAGACGATCCAGATCTTCTTCACTCAGGTGTCGCACGATTTTCTTCTCTCGACCAGTCACTACACTAAAGAGATACTTCTACTCAATAACTTTCCCGAATCACTACGCGCCTTTCGAACCACGGGCCGCCGTAGACGGCCCTCGGCAAGATTTAGTATAAAAGCCTCCTCGCTCCCGGGCTCACGGCTATCGCCGTTCGCCATCCCGTGGCGCTTCGCGCCACGCCTTGGTCGCTCGTCGGCCCGAGCGCGCAGCGCTCGGTGAACGGCGTCGCTCGGGTTCTCCGAACCGCTCACTCGCCGAGATACTATTCGTGGAACGGTTCAGTGTAGTTTAGCGGCCGGGAGCGGGGCTCGAGCGACAGCGAGAGTCCCGCGACCCTACGGAAGAGCAAGCTCTTCCGAGCATCGCGGACGCTACGCGTCCGCTCAACGGGGGAGGGCAGGCCCTTACCCATACTCACCGCGAGCGACCGCAGGGAGCGAGCGGGCCGACGACTGATGTGAGTGACTGAAAGGAACGAACGGAAGGAGGAGTGCTTTTAATCGAATTTTTGCCGAGGGCGCGGCTCCGCCGCGCCCGCAGCGCAAAACTTCGTTTCTAATCCATCGCGATGTACGTCTGCGTGTCCTCGATACCCTCGATGGCCTGGATGTGGGTGGCGGCGATCTCCTTGACCTTCGCGGGCGTCTCGACGCTGGCTTTGGCGATGAGGTCGACGTCGCCGGCGACGATGTGGGCCGACTCCACGCCGGCGACCGATTCGATGCTGTCTCTGAGCCGATCCGCCTCGCCCGTGTTCGCCTTGATCATGACGAATGCCGTAACCATCAGTTGTCACCTCCGTCCGTATCGCCCTCGAGTAGTTCGGTCGCGGCCGAACTCGTCCCCGTCCCGGCGTTGGCGGTCGCCCGTTCGGCGGTCTCACCCACCAGCAACTGGCGGACCTCGCTCAATACGTCGAAGTCCGCGAGGACGACAAGCCGGTCGTCGGCCTCGAGCGAGAGGTCTTCGGTCGGGATCTCGAGAGGACCGTCGCCCTTGCCGAACGCGAGGACGGTCGCGTCGGCGGGCAGGTGCAGTTCGCTGATCGTGTAGCCGTTGACGGGAGCGTCGGCGGTGAGGGTGAGTTCGACCACCTGTAGGTGGGGGGCAACATCCGCGATGGCGCGGATCGTCCCGCCCAGCAGGGCGTTTTTCGCGCCGATCGCGCCGAGTCGTTCGGGGTAGATCACCTCGTCGACCTGGTCGGCGTACTTCCGGTAGATGCCCTCGCGGTAGGCCTCGTCGATCCGCATCACCGTCCGACAGCCGTGGTGGTTCCCGATCATGCAGGCGGTGAAGTTGACGTTCAGATCGCCGGTCAGCGCGCCGAGGGCGTCGGCGTCGGCGATTCCGGCCGCCTCGAGGACGTCCTCGCGGGAGCCGTCGCCGTCGACGACGGTGAACCCTTGCTCACGGGCGCGTCTGCGCGTCGGCTCGTCGCGCTCGACCATCGTCACCTCGTGGTCCTCGTCGCGCAGGACGCGCGCGGTGCGCAGCCCAACCCGTCCGGCCCCGATAATCACGAACCGCATGCAGGGGGATACGCCGGCCCCGGTCAATAAGCTTGCCCCGGATTACCATGGCATGCGTTCGGCCGGCGGGCTCGAGGGCACGATGTGCGGACGGCGAGAACCGGTGACTGGCCCACGAGACGAACGGCGCTCGAGCGACCCTACCCCATCGCGATGTACGTTTTCGTGTCGGTGACGCCGTCGAGGGCCTGCAGGTCCGAGGAGACGGTCTGGAGAACGTCGTAGACCTCCGGCGTATCGACCTCGGCGATGATGTCGTAGTTGCCCGCGACGATGTGGGCGTCGGTGATCGACTCGAGATCGCCGATCTCCGCGAGCAGGCGCTCGGACTTCCCGGCGGCGGTCTTCACCATGATGAAGGCGTGGACCATCGGCGGTGTGGTACACTCTGCCACGACTAAAGCCTTTGCCCGAATCCACTCGCGGCGCGGTCGTGGCCCGGTCAGCGGTCGCTCTGCCGAGCGTCCTCGAGCGCGTCGACGACGGCCTCGAGAACCGTATCGGGCGACTGCGTCGCGTCGACCCGGACGAATCGCTCGGGATCGCGCTCGAGCAGGCGCTCGTAGTTCTCCCGGACCGTCTCGAGGTAGGCGGTGCGTTCGAACTTGTTGGTCGTCCCCGCCCGCTCGGCGGCGGTCTCGGGGTCGAGATCCAGATAGATCGTCAGATCGGGCTCGATCGAGAACGGCCGGTGGAGATCGACGACGTACTCGATCGGGTCCGCAAAGTCGTAGGCCGGAGCGTCCGCGAGGGTCGCACCCTGATAGGCAAAACGGGAGTCCGAGTAGCGATCGGAGATCACGAGGTCGCCGGCCTCGAGGGCGGGGCGGATCACCCGCTCGAGGTGGGCCGCGTGGTCGGCGGTGTAGAGAAAGAGTTCCGCCAGGGGGTCGGCGTCGTCGTCCGCGATCGAGCGGTAGACGGCCTCGCCGTACCAGGAGTCGTCAGTGGGTTCACGCGTGACCGTCGCGTCCGGATAGCGCTCGCGTAAGGCCTCCCGGACCGTCGTCTTGCCGCTGCCGTCCAACCCCTCGAGCGTGACGAGCATGCCCGGATCTGGGCGTGACGGCTACTACAATCTGTCGAGACGGACGACCTCACTACGTAGCCGCCTAGCTATTTATCGTTGCGCCGGCACGTTCGTGTATGAAGATCCTCGTCGCCGGCGGCACCGGCTTCATCGGGACGAACCTGTGTGCGGAACTGGCCGAGCGCGGCCACGAGGTGACGGCGCTGTCGCGCTCGCCCGACGGCGGCGGCCTGCCAGACGGCGTCGAGGTCGCGATAGGCGACGTCAGCGCCTACGACTCGATCGTCGACACCGTCGCAGGCCACGACGCGGTCGTCAACCTCGTCGCGCTCTCGCCGCTGTTCAAGCCCCGCGGTGGGAAGAGCCACGAGACGGTCCACCTCGGCGGCACGGAGAACCTCGTGCGAGCCGCCGAGGCGGGCGACGTCGACCGGTTCCTCCAGTTGAGCGCGCTCGGAGCGGACCCCGACGGCGCGACCGCTTACATCCGCACGAAAGGCAAGGCCGAGGGGGTCGTCCGATCGTCCGCCCTCGAGTGGACGATCGTTCGCCCCTCCGTGGTCTTCGGGGACGGCGGCGAATTCGTCGACTTCACGAAGGCGCTGACGACGCCGTACGTGACCGGGCTCCCCGGCGGCGGAAAGAC contains the following coding sequences:
- a CDS encoding sodium:calcium antiporter encodes the protein MFAVATLLGLAAVGTAIVWKGSSWLEDSANKLAVAYGLPAVVQGAVIAAVGSSAPELASVLLATLVHGEFELGVGSIVGSAVFNLLVIPGLAVVVAGGVVDTTRELVYKESLFYMLAVAALLLTFSLAVIYNPVDEAGVRIGGSVSRPLALFPLALYGLYLFTQYLDAAESEQQADGSIALARTWFWFVVGLAFIVVGVEALVRAAIGLGEAFGTPSFLWGMTVVAAGSSLPDTFVSLAAARADRPTVTLANVLGSNTFDLLVAVPVGVVVKGALTVNFANIVPMMGFLVLATVAFFAISRTGMALTRREGWLLLGLYGAFVCWLLIESLGVVSVL
- a CDS encoding O-acetylhomoserine aminocarboxypropyltransferase/cysteine synthase family protein; its protein translation is MSDDSDSEGNRFATDSVHAGQEPDPTTGARAPPLYQTTSYEFDDTDHAAALFGLEETGNIYSRIMNPTNAMLEERIATLEGGVGALATASGMAAFDLATFILADVGDNIVSSSSLYGGTYTYLTHTVEKRGVETKFVDTLDYEAYAEAIDDDTAFVHLETIGNPALVTPDIERIADIAHDHDVPLFVDNTFATPYLCRPLEHGADLVWNSTTKWIHGAGSTVGGILVDGGSFPWEDGDYPEITEPNPAYHGINFRETFGDAAFAFTARTRGLRDLGNQQSPFDAWVTLQKLESLPLRMEKHCENAMAVAEYLEDHEKVSWVNYPGLESHETHENAEKYLEGGYGGMITFGLEGGYDAAETVCNEVNLASLLANVGDAKTLIIHPASTTHQQLTEEEKLASGVTDDLVRLSVGIEDVDDVIADLDRAIEQA
- a CDS encoding Lrp/AsnC family transcriptional regulator: MVTAFVMIKANTGEADRLRDSIESVAGVESAHIVAGDVDLIAKASVETPAKVKEIAATHIQAIEGIEDTQTYIAMD
- the tmk gene encoding dTMP kinase, giving the protein MLVTLEGLDGSGKTTVREALRERYPDATVTREPTDDSWYGEAVYRSIADDDADPLAELFLYTADHAAHLERVIRPALEAGDLVISDRYSDSRFAYQGATLADAPAYDFADPIEYVVDLHRPFSIEPDLTIYLDLDPETAAERAGTTNKFERTAYLETVRENYERLLERDPERFVRVDATQSPDTVLEAVVDALEDARQSDR
- a CDS encoding DUF7522 family protein; translation: MATGILTDDAAEQIVATCRTAIGDSLRSVTYFTRDDFEQVYLREDLERDADLSTFIGHEWRGFKTTQTAYEGSELGGYDYTIRVFENGFLIRVTNDSEGVFATTDGLTVKDFEEVATALDTFLSERELD
- a CDS encoding Lrp/AsnC family transcriptional regulator, with translation MVHAFIMVKTAAGKSERLLAEIGDLESITDAHIVAGNYDIIAEVDTPEVYDVLQTVSSDLQALDGVTDTKTYIAMG
- a CDS encoding potassium channel family protein, which produces MRFVIIGAGRVGLRTARVLRDEDHEVTMVERDEPTRRRAREQGFTVVDGDGSREDVLEAAGIADADALGALTGDLNVNFTACMIGNHHGCRTVMRIDEAYREGIYRKYADQVDEVIYPERLGAIGAKNALLGGTIRAIADVAPHLQVVELTLTADAPVNGYTISELHLPADATVLAFGKGDGPLEIPTEDLSLEADDRLVVLADFDVLSEVRQLLVGETAERATANAGTGTSSAATELLEGDTDGGDN
- a CDS encoding IS630-like element ISNpe13 family transposase gives rise to the protein MTGREKKIVRHLSEEDLDRLLGEADDQKEFERLVFIKRLYKGATLKEAADDVGKSEGTATNWVNRWNEGGLGKLTPNFGGGRPPKLDEDQQDELIDRLREGQPWKKQEIQHLLDEEFDVEYHPHYLPTFLHNLGLSYAIPRTKRPDRPDNAEEILDERVEYAFDEDAHDQPHNKRESDDDDDEEKWRTDEDICTDGGTVVGFFDVSHPQPWDNSQRLYTVDEPHITRPLVKIDTPAAGFYALNGESVLSFPPNQEKEQICGCFEEIREQNPGKRILLVLDNFSSHVCKHTRKRAHELGIDLVFLPVGSPDLNPIEPVWKSLKWESSPLIVNGEDEYRRLLDELFDQLTEKLSFAASWIDNHLSGFLNKIC
- a CDS encoding complex I NDUFA9 subunit family protein, with amino-acid sequence MKILVAGGTGFIGTNLCAELAERGHEVTALSRSPDGGGLPDGVEVAIGDVSAYDSIVDTVAGHDAVVNLVALSPLFKPRGGKSHETVHLGGTENLVRAAEAGDVDRFLQLSALGADPDGATAYIRTKGKAEGVVRSSALEWTIVRPSVVFGDGGEFVDFTKALTTPYVTGLPGGGKTRFQPIWVGDLVPMLADALEDEAHAGETYDLAGPEVLTLADVTKLAYAAEGKDITIVPIPMGLAKVGLSAIGPVPFLPFGPDQARSLAFDNTVTDNDVIAFDRDPADLTTLASYLGLAGPGRRGRPAGTA
- a CDS encoding DUF5813 family protein, yielding MTDLPDLVATALESHDAFTARGDAYDLETTVFETTVTADDAAGKRDGRFSITVVLPTLDAAVAGEVVAEPVEDGWFETLERRLADVFTVAHTSTHEEPAIERDADEVRVHLEYTAWDAAEGVDDAKALIEFVEGTFAQGIIPGYDYRGEAATLLENAQNRGQQAADGDGSGGMPM